AGCCCCATATCGCGCGCTTCTTCGCGGATCTCGGGCTTTTCAGTATCGCCGACCGGGAAAAGGGAGTGGTTGAGTTGCTCACGGTCGAGCACTCCAAGGACGTAGGACTGATCCTTTTTCATATCGCGGCCACGGCGCAACAGACCATCGTCGCCAAGCAAAGCGTAGTGACCAGTCACCACCGCGTCGAAGCCGAGCGCCAGACCGCGTTCCAACAGGGCTGCGAACTTAATCCGTTCGTTGCAGCGCAGGCAGGGGTTGGGGGTTTCGCCACGTTCGTATGAGTCGTAGAAGTCGTCCATGACCTCTTCTTTGAAGCGCTCGGAGAAGTCCCATACATAGAACGGAATCCCCAATTCGTCGCATACCCGTCGCGCGTCGCCGGAGTCTTCCAGTGAACAGCAACCCCGGGAGCCAGCGCGAACGGACTGCGGATCCTTCGACAGGGCTAAGTGCACACCCACAACCTCGTGTCCTGCTGCCAATGCGCGAGCAGCTGCCACCGAAGAATCGACGCCACCACTCATAGCCGCCAAAACACGCATAGTGAATCCTTTCTGTGATTTGTACACCTAGTTTTGCCACCGTTGGAAAGCTCGTGTCACCGTACCATCGTTGAGCGGACCTGTAGTGATCCGCCGTAGTGACCCCGCGCCCGTGAGACCAAACAACTACTACGCCATGCCGGCCTTGCGTGCTCGCATCACTGTTTCGGACAGTGCTGCGATAACGGCATCGACATCGTCCTGCGTCGAGGTCCACCCCAGCGTAAAGCGGATGGCAGAACGCGCCTCGGACTCACTCACGCCCATGGCTGAGAGCACATGAGAAGGACGATTAACGCCTGCACTACATGCCGAACCGGTCGAGCAATCGATACCAGCAGCGTCGAAAAGCATAATGAGGCTATCTGCTTCTGCACCGGGAAAACTGACATATACGTGACCAGCTAATGCCGGCTGAGTTGTGTGCACGATTGCACCGTCAATGCCGGCAATCGCATGAGTCAGCTGTTCAGTGAGATTCTTGACCCGGTCATGTTCGGCTTGCATGTCAGAGACCGCCGCGCGCAAACCGGCCGCCATCCCCGCTGCCGATGCAACATCCTGGGTACCGGAACGCAATCCGCGCTCCTGGCCACCACCGTTGTTGTGGGGACATAGCGTTATATCCCGGCGCACTAATAACGCTCCGATGCCGCGGGGTCCGCCAAACTTATGGGCTGAGATTGCCATCGTCGCGGCACCCGAAGAATGAAAATCGATAGGCACATGACCAGCGGCCTGCACAGCGTCAATGTGGAAAGGAACCCGCGCTTTTCTAGCGAGCGCTGAAATCTCACTAATCGGTTGTACAGCCCCTGTTTCATTGTTGGCCCACATACAAGTCACCAGTGCAGTGGAGTTTCTGTCCAGCGTGGGAAAGGCTTGTAAATCCACCCTTCCCGTAGAGTCCACCGGGGCTGGGACAATCCGCGCCCAGTGTTCCTTCTCCAAATGACGACAGGTCTTCAACACTGCGTCGTGTTCAATTGGGGGAACCACAATGTCTGAACCTGTCGCCTTGAAGTACAAGCCGGAAACTGCCAGATTGTCAGCCTCCGTGCCCCCAGAGGTAAAAACTACCTCAATAGGGTCGGCACCAAGCAGCTCCGCTATTTCTTCGCGCGACTCCTCCAGAACTTTCTTAGCAACGCGAGCGGTAGTGTACTGCCCCGATGGGTTGGTCAAACCCAAGTTATCGACCATTGCCGTGCGTGCTTCTGGGCGCAGTGGTGTGGTGGCGGCATGATCCACAAAGTGGCGCGTCTTCGCAGAAGAATTCACGCCACTCTTTTTACGCGGAGCGGCAACATTGCGGTCATTAGACATGCAGGCAGTATAACGCCGGGCACGCCTAAAACTCACTACGCACCATCACCGAGGTCCTCTCACCACATCGGGTGAGATCAGTGGCGAATAAAAACCGTCCCATACAAAAACGCTCGGGGCGGGAACAGACGTGGAAATCTGTGCCCACCCCGAGCGGGTAGTTGCTAGCAGCCTTACGGCAAGTGCGTATTACTTCAGGTTCTCGATAGCCTGCGGGACAACGTCGAACAGGTCACCGACGACACCGAAGTCAGCAATCTCAAACAGCGGAGCCTCTTCGTCCTTGTTGACCACGACGATGGTCTTGGAGGTCTGCATACCGGCCTTGTGCTGAATTGCACCGGAGATACCCAGAGCAAGGTAGAGGTCCGGGGAAACGGTCTTACCGGTCTGGCCGACCTGGAACTGGCCCGGGTAGTAGCCAGCGTCAACAGCGGCACGGGAAGCACCAACAGCAGCGCCGAGAACGTCTGCCAGCGGCTCCACAACGTTCTTGAAGCCATCCTCGGATGCGACACCGCGGCCACCGGAAACAACCAGCTTAGCCTCGGTCAGCTCCGGACGGTCGCCGCCCTCAGCCGGTGCGAAGGAAACGATTTCGACAGCGTTGTTGCCGATCTCCGGGAATGCAATCTCAGTGACGTCAGCGGAACCGGACTTCTCCTCCGGGTCAACGGAACCCGGGCGCAGAGCGTAGACCGGGGATGCGCCGTAGCCGACACCGTCGACGATGTACTCGCCACCGAAGATGGAGTACTTAACGGAAGCGTCGTCGTTGATGGCAACAACGTCGGACAGCAGACCGGAACCGGTCAGTGCTGCAACGCGGCCAGCGATTTCCTTGCCGGTTGCGGAAGCGGAAACCAGCACCGGAACCTCACGCTCGGAGGCCAGGCCGACGAGAACGTCAACCTCAGGGGTGATCAGGTACTTAGCGGCATCGTCCGACTCAGCAGCGAGAATCTCGCCAGCGCCGTAGGAAGCCAGGGTCTCTGCAAAGCCAGCAGCGGTACCCGGGGTGCCCACGACAACTGCGGCCGGGGTGCCGAATGCGGAAGCAGCAGTCAGCAGTTCAGCGGTGGTGTTCTTCAGCTCGCCATTTGCGTGCTCGACGAGAACGAGGACGTCGGTCATAGTGATCTTTCTCCTACTTGTATCTCTATTTGTCTTCTATTCGCGTCAAGCGCCTTAGATGAACTTCTGGGCCTTGAGGTACTCGGCCAGCTTGGCGCCGCCGTCTCCCTCATCGTTAATGCGCTCACCAGCGGTCTTAGCAGGCTTCGGAGTGGAGCCAGTGACACCGGTAGCAGCGTTTTCGAGACCAACCTGCTCTGCCTCAGCAGCAACATCGTCCAGGGTCAGCTCGGTGACCGGCTTCTTCTTAGCGGCCATGATGCCCTTGAAGGATGCGAAGCGCGGGCTGTTTGCCTTCTCAGTGACGGAGACGACTGCCGGCAGGGATGCCTTGAGCTGGTAGATGCCGTCTTCAACCTCGCGCTCACCTGTGATGGAGTCACCCTCGATAGCCACAGAGCGCAGGTGAGTCAGAACCGGGAGGTCGCGGTAGACACCGAGGACAGCCGGGACGGAACCGGTGCCGCCGTCAGTGGAGGCGTTACCGGTGATGATGAGGTCAACATCCTCGAGGGTGTCAATGATATTGGACAGAGCCCATGCAGTCTGGACTGCGTCAGAGCCCTCAAGTGCGTCGTCCGAAAGAATGACGGCGTCGTCAGCACCCATGGACAGAGCCTTGCGCAGTGCCTCGATGGCACGATCCGGGCCAACAGTTGCGACGGTAACGTTACCGCCGTGTTCTTCCTTCAGCTGCAGGGCAGCCTCAACAGCGTTCTCATTAATTTCGTCGAGAACTGCGTCTGCAGACTCACGATCGAGGACAAACTTGTCGTCGGTGAGCTTACGCTCGGACCAGGTGTCCGGAACCTGCTTGACCAGAACCACAATGTTCGGCATTTTTCTGTCGTCCTTACTGGTTGATTACTGGTGAACGTTTATCTGACCTTACTTCGCAAGCCACCTCACAATAAAGTGAACCAGGCCACGCTCTAGGTCGTCTGTGTTGAAGATAACAGAACCTGTCGGGAATGCGAAGGTGATCCAGATAACAATGTCGTTATTTTTTTAAATTTTTTCTCACGCCACGAGCCCACCCCACCCGCTAACATGTCATTTCCGCATGTCAGAGGTTAATAATACGCAACCGATCGCAGTTGTCTCCGTGGTATTCGCCAACAGCAAACACCGATCCCCAACAGGCTACCCCCACCAATTTTCCGTCGTAACGCGGTCCTTAACCGACCTCTCGAGGCTCACAGATAAACGCCGTCGCGCTCCGCCCAATACGCGTGATCACCACCGCCAATGCCCTGGCACCTTTCAGCTTCCACTGCTTGCGCAACACGTCAGGGTTCACATCCACACCGCGCACGAGAATCTCCGCCGTCCCGCAATCCAACGCCGCCAGCGCCTTGCGAACCTGCTTCAAGCTCACTTGCTCAATAACTTCAAACCCGGCAATGCCCTGTGGCAACGCATCACCGCTAAGATGCGCAATCCGTTCATCGAGCTGCCACAGCCCATGTGCCGCCGCAAAATGCCGCACCAGCCCGGCGCGCACGATTGCTCCGTCCGGGTCAATGATGTACCGACCGGCCGCCCGTACGTCGATGTCGTCAGGCATGGTGTCGTCGTATGTCTGCACGTTCACCGCCGACAACTCTAACGGCCTGTGCTTATCGACGGTCTGGACAACCATCGCCGACCGCGTTACGGATTGCCCCTCGGTAACTCTGACCAGCCCCGGCGTATATAGACACGCCTCCTTGACCGCACCGTCAACCGAAGTGACAGCTACTTCCCCGCTCCACTCGCTGAAGTCGAGCCCCGGCGCGCATTTGATAGCTAGTTCTCTATCTGGCCAGGCGGCTATGAGCGCCGGCAGCGACGGGAGCAAATCCTCCGGGTTGGTGATCCTACGCCCACCGGAACGGCGTGCAGGGTCAGCGACAATGACAGGTACGTCAAAGGCCGGTTGCAAAGCATCGGCCTGCGCGAAGATGTTCTTGCCGACGTTATGCCGCGCCATGTCCAGCCGTGCAAGGTCGAGATCAGACCCGACAACGGTCAGACCCTCGTGGTCAATCGCTGCCACTTCAGTACCAATGGAGCAGGTCACATCGGCCACTGCTTCGACACCGAGATGCGAAAGCCTACGAGCGCGAGCCAGCGCGACGACAAAGGGCGTGGCCTGTTGCGCTGCTTCGGAAGAGAAAATCCAGTCCCCTGGCAGTTTGCTGACCGCCGAACGCCGAGCTGTTGCGACTTCAATGACCGCGCGACCAAACTCGCCACAGTGCCCGCGTAGATGCGCGGAGTCTGCAATCAGAGACTTTTTAGTAAGCGCGAGTTGGTCGGCCTCATCTAGCCACTCCGGGTGAGCCGCAACAGCGGCCACCTCTGCAGCGGACAGGGACACTCGTTATCTCCTTCCAATTAGGGGTTAGCCGATTAGCGGGGTTGAGTAGTCGATTAACGGTTCATACCTTTTCGCAAATGCCCCATGTGGGTGGCAACGGCAAAGTACTCATCCATAAAAGGTTCCCCGAGGAAGTCACTACTGGTGCGTCGCACCGGAGTGTTTCTAGCTGCCTCGAGAGCCTCCGCCACAGTACTGACACCGTCCAAGCGAGTCAGTTGCGCCCAGGTCGGAGGCATGAGGCCAAGTAACCCACGGCGCCATCCATCCAAAATCGTAGTCGGGCGGAACCAACCCGAAGATGACGCCTCAGAGGTGTCACCGTCGGCCCTTTGACCGTCGGGAAGCGCGGCGAGGAAGAAATAGGTGTCGTAGCGAATGGGGTTGGACTCGGGTGTCACCCAGTTAGCCCAAGGACTGACGAGTTCGGCATCGAGCACCAGATTTTCATTGCTAAGGAAATCCGTCAATGACAACTCGTGGGCTTCCAACTGTCGTCGCTGACGGTGGAAGCAGTGGCCATCTGCGACAATCTCACCGCCAGCATCGCGAACCAACAGAGTGCCTGTTTCCTCAAAGGTCTCACGCACGGCCGCGCAGGTGAGCGCGTGCGCCCGCGCGCGGTCGACGTTAAAAGCCTGTGCAATCCGCGACTCGGGGGCGGCTTCCGACGGCTCAGTCACGGTCATGCCCTCATTCGCGACAGCGGGGAAATCACGTCGGTCTACTCCACCGCCGGGAAACACGGTCATATTGGCCGCAAAGCGCATTGAGGATACACGTTCTTGAACGTAGACCTCGAGCCCGCAGTGGGTGTCACGGAGCAGCAATACAGTCGCTGCCAGTTTCGGCGACGCGGGCGTATTCGGAGTTTCAGGTGTCGGAACCGCCATGAGCGTCTACTTCTTCCGGTGCTTTCCAGCAGGCCGTGCCCGGCGCGCAAAGTAGCGATCATCGATGCGATCGACGACGATTTCCTGGTGGAAAGCCTTGGTCAGGTTCTCAC
The nucleotide sequence above comes from Corynebacterium amycolatum. Encoded proteins:
- a CDS encoding cysteine desulfurase family protein — encoded protein: MSNDRNVAAPRKKSGVNSSAKTRHFVDHAATTPLRPEARTAMVDNLGLTNPSGQYTTARVAKKVLEESREEIAELLGADPIEVVFTSGGTEADNLAVSGLYFKATGSDIVVPPIEHDAVLKTCRHLEKEHWARIVPAPVDSTGRVDLQAFPTLDRNSTALVTCMWANNETGAVQPISEISALARKARVPFHIDAVQAAGHVPIDFHSSGAATMAISAHKFGGPRGIGALLVRRDITLCPHNNGGGQERGLRSGTQDVASAAGMAAGLRAAVSDMQAEHDRVKNLTEQLTHAIAGIDGAIVHTTQPALAGHVYVSFPGAEADSLIMLFDAAGIDCSTGSACSAGVNRPSHVLSAMGVSESEARSAIRFTLGWTSTQDDVDAVIAALSETVMRARKAGMA
- a CDS encoding electron transfer flavoprotein subunit alpha/FixB family protein, whose protein sequence is MTDVLVLVEHANGELKNTTAELLTAASAFGTPAAVVVGTPGTAAGFAETLASYGAGEILAAESDDAAKYLITPEVDVLVGLASEREVPVLVSASATGKEIAGRVAALTGSGLLSDVVAINDDASVKYSIFGGEYIVDGVGYGASPVYALRPGSVDPEEKSGSADVTEIAFPEIGNNAVEIVSFAPAEGGDRPELTEAKLVVSGGRGVASEDGFKNVVEPLADVLGAAVGASRAAVDAGYYPGQFQVGQTGKTVSPDLYLALGISGAIQHKAGMQTSKTIVVVNKDEEAPLFEIADFGVVGDLFDVVPQAIENLK
- a CDS encoding electron transfer flavoprotein subunit beta/FixA family protein, translating into MPNIVVLVKQVPDTWSERKLTDDKFVLDRESADAVLDEINENAVEAALQLKEEHGGNVTVATVGPDRAIEALRKALSMGADDAVILSDDALEGSDAVQTAWALSNIIDTLEDVDLIITGNASTDGGTGSVPAVLGVYRDLPVLTHLRSVAIEGDSITGEREVEDGIYQLKASLPAVVSVTEKANSPRFASFKGIMAAKKKPVTELTLDDVAAEAEQVGLENAATGVTGSTPKPAKTAGERINDEGDGGAKLAEYLKAQKFI
- a CDS encoding THUMP-like domain-containing protein — encoded protein: MSLSAAEVAAVAAHPEWLDEADQLALTKKSLIADSAHLRGHCGEFGRAVIEVATARRSAVSKLPGDWIFSSEAAQQATPFVVALARARRLSHLGVEAVADVTCSIGTEVAAIDHEGLTVVGSDLDLARLDMARHNVGKNIFAQADALQPAFDVPVIVADPARRSGGRRITNPEDLLPSLPALIAAWPDRELAIKCAPGLDFSEWSGEVAVTSVDGAVKEACLYTPGLVRVTEGQSVTRSAMVVQTVDKHRPLELSAVNVQTYDDTMPDDIDVRAAGRYIIDPDGAIVRAGLVRHFAAAHGLWQLDERIAHLSGDALPQGIAGFEVIEQVSLKQVRKALAALDCGTAEILVRGVDVNPDVLRKQWKLKGARALAVVITRIGRSATAFICEPREVG
- a CDS encoding NUDIX hydrolase, which produces MAVPTPETPNTPASPKLAATVLLLRDTHCGLEVYVQERVSSMRFAANMTVFPGGGVDRRDFPAVANEGMTVTEPSEAAPESRIAQAFNVDRARAHALTCAAVRETFEETGTLLVRDAGGEIVADGHCFHRQRRQLEAHELSLTDFLSNENLVLDAELVSPWANWVTPESNPIRYDTYFFLAALPDGQRADGDTSEASSSGWFRPTTILDGWRRGLLGLMPPTWAQLTRLDGVSTVAEALEAARNTPVRRTSSDFLGEPFMDEYFAVATHMGHLRKGMNR